The following coding sequences are from one Clarias gariepinus isolate MV-2021 ecotype Netherlands chromosome 19, CGAR_prim_01v2, whole genome shotgun sequence window:
- the btc gene encoding probetacellulin isoform X1, which produces MDKTHKLLLGIFTVALCKYSLAEWNTTRDTANKTVSCGPHDNSSNCTDVKDDHQWSGHFSECPDKYINYCVHGSCRFVQEQNTPTCRCETGYIGARCEYYDMGWLVGEQREIVIISIVSGLVIFLLIIVFICVCTHRRLYGKKRGKQKKRDERERLNTLNTSDASPAVGDVSDTNTV; this is translated from the exons ATGGATAAAACACATAAATTGCTGCTGGGGATTTTTACAG TTGCCCTATGCAAATATTCTTTGGCTGAATGGAATACTACGAgggacacagcaaacaaaaCTGTGTCCTGCGGTCCCCATGACAACAGCAGCAACTGCACAG aTGTAAAGGATGACCACCAATGGAGTGGACATTTCTCTGAGTGTCctgataaatacataaattattgTGTCCATGGCAGCTGTCGTTTTGTGCAGGAACAGAACACACCCACCTGCAG GTGTGAGACTGGATACATCGGTGCTAGATGTGAATATTATGATATGGGCTGGCTGGTGGGCGAACAGAGGGAAATAGTCATCATTAGTATTGTATCTGGATTGGTCATTTTCCTTCTCATCATTGTCTTTATATGCGTCTGCACACA cagaagGCTGTAtggaaaaaagagaggaaaacagAAGAAAAGGGATGAAAGAGAGAGGCTGAACACACTAAACACAAGTGACGCTTCACCTGCCGTCGGAGATGTGTCTGACACAAACACAGTATAA
- the btc gene encoding probetacellulin isoform X2 gives MDKTHKLLLGIFTVALCKYSLAEWNTTRDTANKTVSCGPHDNSSNCTDVKDDHQWSGHFSECPDKYINYCVHGSCRFVQEQNTPTCRCETGYIGARCEYYDMGWLVGEQREIVIISIVSGLVIFLLIIVFICVCTQRLYGKKRGKQKKRDERERLNTLNTSDASPAVGDVSDTNTV, from the exons ATGGATAAAACACATAAATTGCTGCTGGGGATTTTTACAG TTGCCCTATGCAAATATTCTTTGGCTGAATGGAATACTACGAgggacacagcaaacaaaaCTGTGTCCTGCGGTCCCCATGACAACAGCAGCAACTGCACAG aTGTAAAGGATGACCACCAATGGAGTGGACATTTCTCTGAGTGTCctgataaatacataaattattgTGTCCATGGCAGCTGTCGTTTTGTGCAGGAACAGAACACACCCACCTGCAG GTGTGAGACTGGATACATCGGTGCTAGATGTGAATATTATGATATGGGCTGGCTGGTGGGCGAACAGAGGGAAATAGTCATCATTAGTATTGTATCTGGATTGGTCATTTTCCTTCTCATCATTGTCTTTATATGCGTCTGCACACA aagGCTGTAtggaaaaaagagaggaaaacagAAGAAAAGGGATGAAAGAGAGAGGCTGAACACACTAAACACAAGTGACGCTTCACCTGCCGTCGGAGATGTGTCTGACACAAACACAGTATAA